A window from Citrus sinensis cultivar Valencia sweet orange chromosome 3, DVS_A1.0, whole genome shotgun sequence encodes these proteins:
- the LOC102615508 gene encoding uncharacterized protein LOC102615508 isoform X2, giving the protein MADALTEDQIAEFQEAFCMIDKDSDVIQSAQDEHPRKEEVQEMISEVDFDGNGSIDFLEFLTIMGRKMKENVSEELKEAFKVFDRDQDGFISAAELRNVMMNLGERLSDEETEQMIREADLDGDGLVSFEEFARMMMAF; this is encoded by the exons ATGGCCGATGCATTAACAGAAGATCAAATTGCTGAGTTCCAGGAAGCCTTTTGCATGATTGACAAAGACTCCGACG TGATCCAATCAGCACAGGATGAACATCCTAGGAAAGAAGAAGTTCAAGAGATGATTAGtgaagttgattttgatgGAAATGGGTCCATCGATTTTTTAGAGTTTTTGACTATCATGGGAAGAAAGATGAAG gAAAATGTTTCTGAAGAGCTAAAAGAAGCCTTTAAAGTATTTGACAGAGATCAAGATGGGTTCATATCAGCAGCTGAG CTAAGGAATGTAATGATGAATTTGGGTGAAAGACTGAGCGATGAAGAAACTGAGCAAATGATCAGAGAAGCTGATTTAGATGGTGATGGTCTCGTCAGCTTCGAGGAATTTGCAAGAATGATGATGGCATTCTGA
- the LOC102614842 gene encoding peptidyl-prolyl cis-trans isomerase CYP63 isoform X3 has product MSEKKNPLVFLDVSIDGDPVEKIVIELFADVVPKTAENFRALCTGEKGIGKSTGKPLHYKGTMFHRIIKGFMIQGGDFSKGNGTGGESIYGGKFTDENFKLDHNGPGILSMANSGANTNGSQFFITFRRQHHLDGKHVVFGKVVKGLNIVKKIEQVGTGDGKPAQPVKIIDCGEFSESKIQDGKEKVKKKKASHVSSSEDSSDGETVRRHKKSSKKRRQKRKRRYPSSDSSGSDSYSSESDSDTDSESSPSESSSSGDRRRRKRKPVKRGKRERGRKKKDGHREKRRSQRDKRLRRRSKMSSRSSSDSESLSSSGSSADERTDVGKKSLTPPSGKRTVMEQQSNHDLKKTDDNSSHEEGELLLKNDKLQNNGHGTEAKSNRTANQHPYSDNSSKSRSLTPSPKRRSSNRSRSSPSMSPKRILGNDGRSPPKKLGDQSPARRVSEPSASNRSRGLSRSPSPDGTPKRVRKGRGFTERYSFARRYRTPERSPPRYYRYGGRNIHERTQNRYSSQRGYSDRSPRRHYRSPPRGRSPPRYQRRSRRSRSISRSPDGYRGRYGDDSQSRSSSPRDKRPTISEGLKCRLGPKIDEEHSPAKRRYRSRSRSRSLDSSHSKSPEASPPKNHGKTSSASPSRSRSSSPSGQRGLVSYRD; this is encoded by the exons ATGAGTGAAAAAAAGAACCCTCTTGTTTTCTTAGATGTATCAATTGATGGGGATCCTGtggaaaaaattgttattgaG CTTTTTGCTGATGTTGTTCCCAAGACTGCAGAGAATTTTAGGGCACTCTGTACTg GAGAGAAGGGCATTGGAAAGTCAACCGGCAAACCTCTCCACTACAAAGGAACTATGTTTCATCGAATAATTAAGGGATTTATGATCCAG GGTGGTGACTTTTCCAAGGGAAATG GCACTGGTGGAGAAAGTATATATGGAGGGAAATTTACTG ATGAGAACTTTAAACTGGATCATAATGGACCTGGCATTCTCTCTATGGCAAATAGTGGTGCAAACACAAATGGATCTCAGTTCTTTATAACCTTCAGGCGGCAACACCATCTTGATGG GAAACATGTTGTTTTTGGGAAGGTTGTAAAGGGATTGAACATCGTTAAGAAAATTGAGCAGGTGGGAACAGGTGACGGTAAACCTGCTCAACCTGTTAAAATTATAGATTGTGGTGAATTTTCTGAAAGTAAAATTCAGGATGGCAAAGAGAAAG tcaaaaagaaaaaagcaagcCATGTTTCTTCTTCAGAGGATAGTTCTGATGGCGAAACAGTAAGAAGGCACAAAAAGtcttcaaagaaaagaagacaGAAAAGGAAGAGGAGATACCCTTCATCTGATTCATCCGGCTCTGACTCTTATTCTTCAGAATCTGATTCAGATACAGATTCTGAATCCTCACCATCTGAATCAAGTTCCTCTGGTGATAGAAGGCGTAGGAAAAGGAAACCAGTTAAAAGAGGTAAGCGAGAGCGTGGAAGGAAAAAGAAGGATGGGCATAGGGAAAAGAGGAGAAGTCAGCGTGATAAACGGTTGAGACGCAGATCTAAAAT GAGTTCGAGGAGTTCAAGTGATTCTGAGAGTTTGAGTAGTAGTGGTAGCTCTGCTGATGAAAGAACTG ATGTGGGAAAGAAATCCCTGACCCCGCCCTCAGGAAAACGAACTGTTATGGAACAGCAAAGCAATCATGATTTGAAGAAAACTGATGACAATTCATCTCATGAAGAAGGTGAATTATTGCTGAAGAATGATAAGCTTCAAAACAACGGGCATGGCACTGAAGCAAAATCTAATAGAACTGCCAATCAACATCCCTATTCTGACAATTCAAGCAAATCCAG GAGCTTGACTCCTAGCCCCAAAAGAAGGTCAAGCAACAGATCGAGGAGCAGCCCTAGCATGAGTCCGAAAAGGATCCTGGGGAATGATGGAAGAAGTCCTCCCAAGAAGTTGGGTGACCAGAGTCCTGCCCGCAGAGTTTCTGAACCTTCTGCTTCAAACCGTAGTCGGGGTTTGTCTCGAAGCCCATCACCAGATGGCACTCCCAAACGAGTTAGAAAAGGACGTGGCTTCACTGAACGATACTCTTTTGCACGTCGTTACCGTACTCCAGAGCGTTCACCTCCTAGATACTACCGATATGGTGGAAGAAATATTCATGAAAGGACCCAAAATAG GTATTCGAGTCAGAGAGGTTATTCTGATCGCTCTCCACGCAGACATTACAGAAGCCCACCAAGAGGCCGGAGTCCCCCCAG ATACCAACGAAGAAGCCGCCGAAGTAGGAGCATTTCTCGCAGTCCAGATGGATATCGTGGTCGTTACGGGGATGATAGCCAGAGCCGGAGTTCTAGTCCGAGAGATAAGCGTCCTACCATTAGTGAGGGGTTAAAATGTCGCCTTGGTCCTAAAATTGATGAAGAGCACTCACCTGCCAAACGAAGATACAGGTCAAGGTCCAGATCCAGGAGCCTTGATTCTTCTCATTCTAAATCTCCCGAGGCTTCACCGCCAAAGAATCATGGTAAAACATCTTCTGCATCTCCGAGTAGATCCAGATCAAGCTCCCCATCTGGGCAAAGGGGTTTGGTTTCCTATAGAGATTAG
- the LOC102614842 gene encoding peptidyl-prolyl cis-trans isomerase CYP63 isoform X1 yields the protein MSEKKNPLVFLDVSIDGDPVEKIVIELFADVVPKTAENFRALCTGEKGIGKSTGKPLHYKGTMFHRIIKGFMIQGGDFSKGNGTGGESIYGGKFTDENFKLDHNGPGILSMANSGANTNGSQFFITFRRQHHLDGKHVVFGKVVKGLNIVKKIEQVGTGDGKPAQPVKIIDCGEFSESKIQDGKEKVKKKKASHVSSSEDSSDGETVRRHKKSSKKRRQKRKRRYPSSDSSGSDSYSSESDSDTDSESSPSESSSSGDRRRRKRKPVKRGKRERGRKKKDGHREKRRSQRDKRLRRRSKMSSRSSSDSESLSSSGSSADERTDVGKKSLTPPSGKRTVMEQQSNHDLKKTDDNSSHEEGELLLKNDKLQNNGHGTEAKSNRTANQHPYSDNSSKSSFYGYITGRSLTPSPKRRSSNRSRSSPSMSPKRILGNDGRSPPKKLGDQSPARRVSEPSASNRSRGLSRSPSPDGTPKRVRKGRGFTERYSFARRYRTPERSPPRYYRYGGRNIHERTQNRYSSQRGYSDRSPRRHYRSPPRGRSPPRYQRRSRRSRSISRSPDGYRGRYGDDSQSRSSSPRDKRPTISEGLKCRLGPKIDEEHSPAKRRYRSRSRSRSLDSSHSKSPEASPPKNHGKTSSASPSRSRSSSPSGQRGLVSYRD from the exons ATGAGTGAAAAAAAGAACCCTCTTGTTTTCTTAGATGTATCAATTGATGGGGATCCTGtggaaaaaattgttattgaG CTTTTTGCTGATGTTGTTCCCAAGACTGCAGAGAATTTTAGGGCACTCTGTACTg GAGAGAAGGGCATTGGAAAGTCAACCGGCAAACCTCTCCACTACAAAGGAACTATGTTTCATCGAATAATTAAGGGATTTATGATCCAG GGTGGTGACTTTTCCAAGGGAAATG GCACTGGTGGAGAAAGTATATATGGAGGGAAATTTACTG ATGAGAACTTTAAACTGGATCATAATGGACCTGGCATTCTCTCTATGGCAAATAGTGGTGCAAACACAAATGGATCTCAGTTCTTTATAACCTTCAGGCGGCAACACCATCTTGATGG GAAACATGTTGTTTTTGGGAAGGTTGTAAAGGGATTGAACATCGTTAAGAAAATTGAGCAGGTGGGAACAGGTGACGGTAAACCTGCTCAACCTGTTAAAATTATAGATTGTGGTGAATTTTCTGAAAGTAAAATTCAGGATGGCAAAGAGAAAG tcaaaaagaaaaaagcaagcCATGTTTCTTCTTCAGAGGATAGTTCTGATGGCGAAACAGTAAGAAGGCACAAAAAGtcttcaaagaaaagaagacaGAAAAGGAAGAGGAGATACCCTTCATCTGATTCATCCGGCTCTGACTCTTATTCTTCAGAATCTGATTCAGATACAGATTCTGAATCCTCACCATCTGAATCAAGTTCCTCTGGTGATAGAAGGCGTAGGAAAAGGAAACCAGTTAAAAGAGGTAAGCGAGAGCGTGGAAGGAAAAAGAAGGATGGGCATAGGGAAAAGAGGAGAAGTCAGCGTGATAAACGGTTGAGACGCAGATCTAAAAT GAGTTCGAGGAGTTCAAGTGATTCTGAGAGTTTGAGTAGTAGTGGTAGCTCTGCTGATGAAAGAACTG ATGTGGGAAAGAAATCCCTGACCCCGCCCTCAGGAAAACGAACTGTTATGGAACAGCAAAGCAATCATGATTTGAAGAAAACTGATGACAATTCATCTCATGAAGAAGGTGAATTATTGCTGAAGAATGATAAGCTTCAAAACAACGGGCATGGCACTGAAGCAAAATCTAATAGAACTGCCAATCAACATCCCTATTCTGACAATTCAAGCAAATCCAG TTTTTATGGCTACATTACTGGCAGGAGCTTGACTCCTAGCCCCAAAAGAAGGTCAAGCAACAGATCGAGGAGCAGCCCTAGCATGAGTCCGAAAAGGATCCTGGGGAATGATGGAAGAAGTCCTCCCAAGAAGTTGGGTGACCAGAGTCCTGCCCGCAGAGTTTCTGAACCTTCTGCTTCAAACCGTAGTCGGGGTTTGTCTCGAAGCCCATCACCAGATGGCACTCCCAAACGAGTTAGAAAAGGACGTGGCTTCACTGAACGATACTCTTTTGCACGTCGTTACCGTACTCCAGAGCGTTCACCTCCTAGATACTACCGATATGGTGGAAGAAATATTCATGAAAGGACCCAAAATAG GTATTCGAGTCAGAGAGGTTATTCTGATCGCTCTCCACGCAGACATTACAGAAGCCCACCAAGAGGCCGGAGTCCCCCCAG ATACCAACGAAGAAGCCGCCGAAGTAGGAGCATTTCTCGCAGTCCAGATGGATATCGTGGTCGTTACGGGGATGATAGCCAGAGCCGGAGTTCTAGTCCGAGAGATAAGCGTCCTACCATTAGTGAGGGGTTAAAATGTCGCCTTGGTCCTAAAATTGATGAAGAGCACTCACCTGCCAAACGAAGATACAGGTCAAGGTCCAGATCCAGGAGCCTTGATTCTTCTCATTCTAAATCTCCCGAGGCTTCACCGCCAAAGAATCATGGTAAAACATCTTCTGCATCTCCGAGTAGATCCAGATCAAGCTCCCCATCTGGGCAAAGGGGTTTGGTTTCCTATAGAGATTAG
- the LOC102615508 gene encoding uncharacterized protein LOC102615508 isoform X3: MKDLATVIQSAQDEHPRKEEVQEMISEVDFDGNGSIDFLEFLTIMGRKMKENVSEELKEAFKVFDRDQDGFISAAELRNVMMNLGERLSDEETEQMIREADLDGDGLVSFEEFARMMMAF, from the exons aTGAAAGACCTTGCAACAGTGATCCAATCAGCACAGGATGAACATCCTAGGAAAGAAGAAGTTCAAGAGATGATTAGtgaagttgattttgatgGAAATGGGTCCATCGATTTTTTAGAGTTTTTGACTATCATGGGAAGAAAGATGAAG gAAAATGTTTCTGAAGAGCTAAAAGAAGCCTTTAAAGTATTTGACAGAGATCAAGATGGGTTCATATCAGCAGCTGAG CTAAGGAATGTAATGATGAATTTGGGTGAAAGACTGAGCGATGAAGAAACTGAGCAAATGATCAGAGAAGCTGATTTAGATGGTGATGGTCTCGTCAGCTTCGAGGAATTTGCAAGAATGATGATGGCATTCTGA
- the LOC102615815 gene encoding uncharacterized protein LOC102615815, with product MDSTGTNSNMEEYSAASTVIKFDKPIPLLRGPVPHDDPSSGSYLLAFRSHQSWASAYESCESKVLSQCEHGARIGCSVNASKKCKPPWWRNLIGQRPADFKEREDCEVREMEACLIVAKDKCAGFAKDRLLRPFQDARIAGRVGPKEVEKLVCLASLPETERSLWRDLIGSEWLGEREFRVRTNYRAADLLGSDNNYKRFLG from the coding sequence ATGGACAGTACGGGGACAAATTCTAACATGGAGGAATATTCAGCCGCATCGACGGTTATCAAATTCGATAAACCAATCCCATTACTACGGGGGCCCGTCCCACACGACGACCCATCGAGCGGCTCATATCTCCTCGCTTTCAGGAGCCACCAGTCGTGGGCTTCGGCGTACGAATCCTGCGAGTCCAAGGTACTCTCGCAGTGCGAACATGGCGCTAGGATCGGTTGCTCCGTCAATGCGTCCAAAAAGTGCAAGCCTCCTTGGTGGCGAAACCTAATTGGACAAAGACCCGCCGACTTCAAGGAGCGTGAGGACTGCGAAGTGCGTGAAATGGAAGCGTGTTTGATTGTCGCCAAGGACAAGTGCGCGGGCTTTGCGAAAGACAGATTGTTGAGGCCGTTTCAAGATGCGAGAATTGCGGGGAGAGTGGGGCCCAAGGAGGTCGAGAAGTTGGTTTGCTTGGCGTCGTTGCCTGAGACTGAGAGGAGTTTGTGGAGGGATTTGATTGGCTCGGAATGGCTGGGTGAGCGCGAATTTAGGGTTAGGACGAATTATAGGGCCGCTGACTTGCTTGGCTCTGATAACAATTACAAACGCTTCTTGGGTTAA
- the LOC102615508 gene encoding calmodulin isoform X1, which yields MADALTEDQIAEFQEAFCMIDKDSDGLITMKDLATVIQSAQDEHPRKEEVQEMISEVDFDGNGSIDFLEFLTIMGRKMKENVSEELKEAFKVFDRDQDGFISAAELRNVMMNLGERLSDEETEQMIREADLDGDGLVSFEEFARMMMAF from the exons ATGGCCGATGCATTAACAGAAGATCAAATTGCTGAGTTCCAGGAAGCCTTTTGCATGATTGACAAAGACTCCGACG gtttaattaccaTGAAAGACCTTGCAACAGTGATCCAATCAGCACAGGATGAACATCCTAGGAAAGAAGAAGTTCAAGAGATGATTAGtgaagttgattttgatgGAAATGGGTCCATCGATTTTTTAGAGTTTTTGACTATCATGGGAAGAAAGATGAAG gAAAATGTTTCTGAAGAGCTAAAAGAAGCCTTTAAAGTATTTGACAGAGATCAAGATGGGTTCATATCAGCAGCTGAG CTAAGGAATGTAATGATGAATTTGGGTGAAAGACTGAGCGATGAAGAAACTGAGCAAATGATCAGAGAAGCTGATTTAGATGGTGATGGTCTCGTCAGCTTCGAGGAATTTGCAAGAATGATGATGGCATTCTGA
- the LOC102614842 gene encoding peptidyl-prolyl cis-trans isomerase CYP63 isoform X2, protein MSEKKNPLVFLDVSIDGDPVEKIVIELFADVVPKTAENFRALCTGEKGIGKSTGKPLHYKGTMFHRIIKGFMIQGGDFSKGNGTGGESIYGGKFTDENFKLDHNGPGILSMANSGANTNGSQFFITFRRQHHLDGKHVVFGKVVKGLNIVKKIEQVGTGDGKPAQPVKIIDCGEFSESKIQDGKEKVKKKKASHVSSSEDSSDGETVRRHKKSSKKRRQKRKRRYPSSDSSGSDSYSSESDSDTDSESSPSESSSSGDRRRRKRKPVKRGKRERGRKKKDGHREKRRSQRDKRSSRSSSDSESLSSSGSSADERTDVGKKSLTPPSGKRTVMEQQSNHDLKKTDDNSSHEEGELLLKNDKLQNNGHGTEAKSNRTANQHPYSDNSSKSSFYGYITGRSLTPSPKRRSSNRSRSSPSMSPKRILGNDGRSPPKKLGDQSPARRVSEPSASNRSRGLSRSPSPDGTPKRVRKGRGFTERYSFARRYRTPERSPPRYYRYGGRNIHERTQNRYSSQRGYSDRSPRRHYRSPPRGRSPPRYQRRSRRSRSISRSPDGYRGRYGDDSQSRSSSPRDKRPTISEGLKCRLGPKIDEEHSPAKRRYRSRSRSRSLDSSHSKSPEASPPKNHGKTSSASPSRSRSSSPSGQRGLVSYRD, encoded by the exons ATGAGTGAAAAAAAGAACCCTCTTGTTTTCTTAGATGTATCAATTGATGGGGATCCTGtggaaaaaattgttattgaG CTTTTTGCTGATGTTGTTCCCAAGACTGCAGAGAATTTTAGGGCACTCTGTACTg GAGAGAAGGGCATTGGAAAGTCAACCGGCAAACCTCTCCACTACAAAGGAACTATGTTTCATCGAATAATTAAGGGATTTATGATCCAG GGTGGTGACTTTTCCAAGGGAAATG GCACTGGTGGAGAAAGTATATATGGAGGGAAATTTACTG ATGAGAACTTTAAACTGGATCATAATGGACCTGGCATTCTCTCTATGGCAAATAGTGGTGCAAACACAAATGGATCTCAGTTCTTTATAACCTTCAGGCGGCAACACCATCTTGATGG GAAACATGTTGTTTTTGGGAAGGTTGTAAAGGGATTGAACATCGTTAAGAAAATTGAGCAGGTGGGAACAGGTGACGGTAAACCTGCTCAACCTGTTAAAATTATAGATTGTGGTGAATTTTCTGAAAGTAAAATTCAGGATGGCAAAGAGAAAG tcaaaaagaaaaaagcaagcCATGTTTCTTCTTCAGAGGATAGTTCTGATGGCGAAACAGTAAGAAGGCACAAAAAGtcttcaaagaaaagaagacaGAAAAGGAAGAGGAGATACCCTTCATCTGATTCATCCGGCTCTGACTCTTATTCTTCAGAATCTGATTCAGATACAGATTCTGAATCCTCACCATCTGAATCAAGTTCCTCTGGTGATAGAAGGCGTAGGAAAAGGAAACCAGTTAAAAGAGGTAAGCGAGAGCGTGGAAGGAAAAAGAAGGATGGGCATAGGGAAAAGAGGAGAAGTCAGCGTGATAAACG GAGTTCGAGGAGTTCAAGTGATTCTGAGAGTTTGAGTAGTAGTGGTAGCTCTGCTGATGAAAGAACTG ATGTGGGAAAGAAATCCCTGACCCCGCCCTCAGGAAAACGAACTGTTATGGAACAGCAAAGCAATCATGATTTGAAGAAAACTGATGACAATTCATCTCATGAAGAAGGTGAATTATTGCTGAAGAATGATAAGCTTCAAAACAACGGGCATGGCACTGAAGCAAAATCTAATAGAACTGCCAATCAACATCCCTATTCTGACAATTCAAGCAAATCCAG TTTTTATGGCTACATTACTGGCAGGAGCTTGACTCCTAGCCCCAAAAGAAGGTCAAGCAACAGATCGAGGAGCAGCCCTAGCATGAGTCCGAAAAGGATCCTGGGGAATGATGGAAGAAGTCCTCCCAAGAAGTTGGGTGACCAGAGTCCTGCCCGCAGAGTTTCTGAACCTTCTGCTTCAAACCGTAGTCGGGGTTTGTCTCGAAGCCCATCACCAGATGGCACTCCCAAACGAGTTAGAAAAGGACGTGGCTTCACTGAACGATACTCTTTTGCACGTCGTTACCGTACTCCAGAGCGTTCACCTCCTAGATACTACCGATATGGTGGAAGAAATATTCATGAAAGGACCCAAAATAG GTATTCGAGTCAGAGAGGTTATTCTGATCGCTCTCCACGCAGACATTACAGAAGCCCACCAAGAGGCCGGAGTCCCCCCAG ATACCAACGAAGAAGCCGCCGAAGTAGGAGCATTTCTCGCAGTCCAGATGGATATCGTGGTCGTTACGGGGATGATAGCCAGAGCCGGAGTTCTAGTCCGAGAGATAAGCGTCCTACCATTAGTGAGGGGTTAAAATGTCGCCTTGGTCCTAAAATTGATGAAGAGCACTCACCTGCCAAACGAAGATACAGGTCAAGGTCCAGATCCAGGAGCCTTGATTCTTCTCATTCTAAATCTCCCGAGGCTTCACCGCCAAAGAATCATGGTAAAACATCTTCTGCATCTCCGAGTAGATCCAGATCAAGCTCCCCATCTGGGCAAAGGGGTTTGGTTTCCTATAGAGATTAG